The following coding sequences lie in one Nitrospiraceae bacterium genomic window:
- a CDS encoding DUF1189 domain-containing protein: MRKYSTINALYMSFFSKSLYKDVGADWKGISFVYLLLLLVLISIPMMFQLQSSLNTFIDNEVPKLIKQVPEIKITDGIVTTDVSMPYTINDTETDRPLIVIDTTGKINSIEDANAQALLTKNKLLIRKSKIETRTIELTDIESFTINQSNLYEWTDIFRTWIIIILYPFILFFLYAYRTVQALAYALIGKIFGRALKTDLNYQALISLAIVSMTPAIIINAVYSYINRRIPFWWVICFIIAMCYLYFAVRSISGKEVEIKQ; the protein is encoded by the coding sequence ATGAGAAAATATTCAACTATCAATGCGCTGTATATGTCTTTTTTCTCAAAATCATTATATAAAGATGTAGGAGCTGACTGGAAAGGCATATCATTTGTTTACCTTCTGCTTCTGCTTGTCTTAATATCTATCCCAATGATGTTTCAGCTGCAGTCCAGCTTAAATACATTTATTGACAATGAAGTTCCTAAATTAATAAAGCAGGTGCCTGAAATTAAGATCACAGACGGCATTGTTACAACAGATGTGAGTATGCCTTATACAATAAATGATACTGAGACAGACAGACCGCTGATTGTAATCGATACTACAGGAAAGATAAATTCTATTGAAGACGCCAATGCCCAGGCGCTGCTTACAAAAAACAAACTATTAATCAGAAAAAGCAAGATAGAGACAAGGACAATAGAACTGACCGATATCGAAAGCTTCACAATCAACCAGAGCAATCTATATGAATGGACTGATATATTCAGGACATGGATTATTATTATTTTATATCCGTTCATCCTGTTCTTTTTATATGCTTACCGCACTGTTCAGGCACTAGCATATGCGCTCATAGGAAAAATATTCGGCAGAGCATTAAAGACAGACCTGAATTATCAGGCTTTGATAAGTCTTGCTATTGTATCCATGACACCGGCTATTATTATAAATGCTGTCTACAGTTACATTAACCGCAGGATTCCATTCTGGTGGGTCATATGTTTTATAATTGCTATGTGTTATCTTTATTTTGCAGTAAGGTCTATTTCTGGGAAAGAAGTTGAGATAAAACAATAA
- a CDS encoding RtcB family protein: MPLEKLKRIDKTKIEIPKDYKEGMRVKGIIYVDELLEKGLESQSIEQTANVATLPGIVNASLAMPDIHSGYGFPIGGVAAFDIKEGIVSPGGVGYDINCGVRLLKSNLQKKDILPRLKDLVISLYNEIPSGVGSKGRVRLTLDAEKKLLLKGARWAVEQGYGDAYDLEKIESGGCMEGADPEIISDKAYERGKAQQGTLGSGNHFLEIQYVDEIYDETAANTLGVFKEQVTVMIHTGSRGFGHQVCTDFLETMGNASKKYKITLSDRELACAPYSSTEAEDYLSAMKAAANYAWANRQCIMHWTRETFIKFFGMSPDSLSMNLIYDVAHNIAKIEEHTINGKKQKLIVHRKGATRAFPPGHPELPAIYKNIGQPVLIPGDMGRASYILLGTAKAMNETFGSTCHGAGRVLSRHQAIKKAKGRAIWREMEDKGIIVRSVGRDTLAEEMSEAYKDISNVVDVVHEAGISKKVARLRPLGVIKG, from the coding sequence ATGCCTTTGGAAAAACTCAAAAGAATCGATAAAACAAAAATAGAGATACCAAAAGACTACAAAGAAGGAATGAGAGTTAAAGGTATTATCTATGTAGACGAACTATTGGAAAAAGGACTTGAAAGCCAATCAATAGAACAGACTGCAAATGTAGCAACTCTGCCGGGTATCGTAAATGCCTCTCTTGCAATGCCGGATATCCATTCAGGGTATGGATTCCCAATAGGAGGAGTAGCGGCTTTTGATATTAAAGAAGGGATCGTATCCCCCGGCGGTGTTGGGTACGATATCAACTGTGGGGTCAGACTTCTAAAAAGCAATCTTCAAAAAAAAGATATCCTGCCAAGATTAAAAGACTTGGTGATTAGTTTATATAATGAAATCCCATCCGGTGTTGGTTCTAAGGGCAGAGTGCGTCTTACACTTGATGCAGAAAAAAAACTTTTGCTAAAAGGAGCGCGCTGGGCAGTAGAGCAGGGTTATGGTGATGCCTATGATCTGGAAAAAATCGAATCAGGCGGATGTATGGAAGGCGCTGACCCTGAGATCATAAGCGATAAGGCGTATGAAAGAGGCAAGGCACAACAGGGAACTCTGGGCTCCGGCAATCACTTTCTCGAAATACAGTATGTCGATGAAATATACGACGAAACAGCAGCAAATACACTCGGGGTATTTAAAGAACAGGTCACTGTCATGATCCACACAGGCTCAAGGGGTTTCGGACATCAGGTCTGCACAGATTTTCTTGAGACAATGGGAAACGCCTCAAAAAAATATAAGATCACACTTTCTGACAGAGAACTTGCCTGCGCTCCGTATAGTTCTACTGAAGCTGAGGATTACCTTTCTGCAATGAAGGCTGCTGCAAATTATGCATGGGCAAACAGACAATGCATAATGCACTGGACAAGAGAAACCTTCATAAAATTTTTCGGCATGTCTCCAGACAGTTTATCGATGAATCTTATTTATGATGTCGCTCACAACATAGCTAAAATAGAAGAGCACACAATAAACGGAAAAAAACAAAAATTAATAGTTCACAGAAAAGGAGCAACAAGGGCATTTCCTCCCGGACATCCCGAACTTCCTGCAATTTACAAAAATATTGGTCAGCCTGTATTAATTCCCGGAGACATGGGGCGTGCATCATACATATTGCTTGGAACTGCAAAAGCAATGAACGAGACATTTGGTTCAACATGTCATGGCGCAGGAAGAGTGCTTTCAAGACATCAGGCGATTAAAAAAGCAAAAGGCCGCGCAATCTGGCGCGAGATGGAAGATAAGGGAATTATTGTCCGCTCTGTCGGCAGGGATACACTTGCTGAAGAAATGTCGGAAGCATACAAAGACATCTCAAATGTTGTTGATGTTGTACATGAGGCAGGCATATCAAAAAAAGTTGCAAGATTAAGGCCGCTGGGCGTTATCAAGGGATAA
- the lolA gene encoding outer membrane lipoprotein chaperone LolA, giving the protein MKMPYIKLTAVLFISLFICNLSSASTVEEDVQKIQNAYSKIEDIKGSFIQKSYIKDLKKTETYKGSLLIKRPSKMRWEYKGEKPQEVIINNDRIIIYKKTDKQAYKGNFDRQTYGQAPVALLNGFGNINEEFNITKKNDRLILKPKKPMSNIVSIEIETSAENFPIKYFVINDTYSNKVEIRLENIEINTGVKDSIFNFSLPKGTNIYEYNSQGS; this is encoded by the coding sequence ATGAAGATGCCATACATTAAACTTACAGCAGTTCTTTTCATATCTTTATTCATCTGCAATCTTTCTTCTGCATCAACAGTGGAGGAAGATGTTCAGAAGATACAAAATGCCTATTCAAAGATAGAAGATATAAAAGGCAGTTTTATTCAGAAAAGCTACATAAAAGACCTTAAAAAAACAGAGACATACAAAGGCAGTCTCCTGATAAAAAGACCCTCGAAGATGAGATGGGAATACAAAGGAGAAAAACCGCAAGAAGTAATCATTAACAATGACAGAATAATAATCTACAAAAAAACCGACAAGCAGGCTTACAAAGGTAATTTTGACAGGCAGACATACGGGCAGGCGCCTGTTGCGCTGTTGAATGGCTTTGGAAATATCAATGAAGAATTCAATATAACAAAAAAGAATGACAGGCTCATTCTCAAACCCAAGAAGCCAATGTCCAATATTGTTTCGATAGAGATCGAGACATCGGCTGAAAATTTTCCGATAAAATATTTTGTTATCAACGACACCTATTCAAATAAAGTGGAAATAAGACTCGAGAATATAGAGATAAATACAGGCGTCAAGGATTCAATTTTTAATTTTTCTCTGCCAAAGGGGACAAATATTTATGAGTATAATTCTCAAGGCTCTTAA
- a CDS encoding ribonuclease J yields MEKVLRVVPLGGVEEIGLNMTVLEYGNDIIIVDAGLMFPEEDMLGVDFVIPDFSYLISKKENIRGIVITHGHEDHTGALPFLLKEIDVPIYGTPLTLGFVKEKLKEHSLEKSELIPVKARDIITLGSFKVEFIRVTHSIVDGVGLGIDTPLGKIVHTGDFKLDPTPVDGHLMDFHRFSEYGEKGTLLLLSDSTNAEKGGFTFSEKEVRRAFEDIFATSQGRLIIATFASNIHRIQQAIDVAIKFNRKIILCGKSIVSNAQIALDLGYLKLPKDTWLRLEDLKNLDDKEVVIITTGSQGEPMSVLSRIATDEHKQIKVKSGDTVILSAKMIPGNERSIGRIINHLFRRGANVIYEKVSEVHVSGHASKEELKLMLNMVKPKYFMPVHGEYRHLVYHSNLAEKVGIPKENIFIQDNGEILEISEQGAKKNGKAISGRIFIDGKGVGDVEAMVLRDRRRLGQDGIVLVIIAVEKLAGKIVSGPDIITKGFVFEDTSPELISDVSSLVSETLKLLDREIMSDSSLIKEKIRSVLKKYLRNKMEKSPMIVPIIFEV; encoded by the coding sequence ATGGAGAAAGTTCTTCGAGTTGTCCCTCTAGGCGGTGTTGAGGAAATCGGCCTCAACATGACCGTTTTAGAATACGGTAATGACATCATAATAGTCGATGCCGGACTCATGTTCCCTGAAGAAGATATGCTAGGAGTTGATTTTGTCATACCTGACTTTTCGTATCTTATCTCAAAAAAAGAAAATATCAGAGGAATAGTCATCACACACGGGCACGAAGACCATACAGGCGCACTTCCCTTTCTTTTAAAAGAAATTGATGTTCCCATATACGGTACGCCTCTTACTCTCGGCTTTGTAAAGGAAAAACTAAAGGAGCACTCGCTTGAAAAATCCGAACTCATTCCTGTAAAGGCTCGCGATATAATCACACTCGGAAGCTTTAAAGTTGAATTTATCCGAGTTACACACAGTATTGTTGACGGCGTAGGACTTGGGATCGATACTCCTCTTGGGAAAATAGTGCATACAGGAGATTTCAAATTGGATCCAACGCCTGTTGACGGACATCTTATGGACTTCCACAGATTTTCCGAATATGGGGAAAAAGGAACGCTTCTTCTTCTCTCTGACAGCACTAATGCTGAAAAAGGCGGATTTACTTTTTCAGAAAAAGAAGTAAGAAGGGCATTTGAAGATATATTCGCAACTTCGCAAGGCAGATTGATAATTGCGACATTTGCATCAAACATACACAGAATCCAGCAGGCAATTGATGTTGCGATAAAATTCAATAGAAAAATAATCCTCTGCGGCAAGAGCATTGTCTCAAATGCTCAGATAGCGCTTGATCTTGGTTATTTAAAACTGCCAAAAGACACATGGCTTCGTTTGGAAGATCTGAAAAACCTGGATGACAAAGAGGTTGTGATAATAACAACTGGAAGCCAGGGAGAACCGATGAGTGTTCTTTCAAGGATTGCAACAGACGAACATAAACAAATAAAAGTAAAAAGCGGTGATACAGTAATACTCTCAGCAAAAATGATCCCCGGCAATGAACGCTCAATAGGAAGAATTATCAATCATTTATTCAGAAGAGGCGCAAATGTCATATACGAAAAGGTCTCAGAGGTTCATGTCTCAGGACATGCCTCAAAAGAAGAACTCAAGCTCATGCTTAATATGGTGAAACCTAAATATTTTATGCCGGTGCACGGAGAATACAGACATCTTGTGTATCATTCAAATCTTGCAGAGAAGGTCGGCATCCCTAAAGAAAATATTTTCATTCAGGACAACGGAGAGATTCTCGAAATTTCAGAGCAGGGTGCAAAGAAAAATGGAAAGGCAATCTCAGGAAGAATTTTTATTGACGGCAAAGGCGTTGGAGATGTCGAGGCAATGGTGCTCAGAGACAGGCGAAGACTCGGGCAGGATGGAATAGTCCTTGTAATTATTGCAGTTGAAAAACTGGCAGGGAAGATCGTATCAGGGCCTGATATCATAACAAAAGGTTTTGTGTTTGAAGATACATCTCCTGAACTGATAAGCGATGTCTCGAGTCTGGTATCTGAAACTTTAAAGCTGCTGGACAGAGAGATAATGTCAGATTCCTCTCTTATCAAAGAAAAAATAAGAAGCGTGCTAAAAAAATATCTTAGGAACAAGATGGAAAAAAGTCCTATGATAGTTCCTATAATATTTGAGGTATAA
- the uppP gene encoding undecaprenyl-diphosphatase UppP: MIEAIILGIIQGATEFLPVSSTAHLILLPWFFNWSGEVNTLTFDVALHAGTLLALLACFYKDWVEIFSNNRKLLLLLVIGTIPAAILGLLFHHQIENNLRLPAIIAATLIIFAIIMLISEKFRGEKDVKQISLKDAVIIGLCQAIALIPGVSRSGITISAGLFSGMKRDEAARFSFLLSTPAVFGATLLEGKKLVASPDNYDLKLFIVGLAVSAIAGFAVIKFLMHFFRKHTLNVFVYYRFILAATILGALWLKK, encoded by the coding sequence ATGATAGAGGCAATAATCCTTGGAATAATCCAGGGCGCAACAGAATTTCTGCCTGTAAGCAGTACAGCGCATCTAATACTTCTTCCATGGTTCTTTAACTGGAGCGGAGAGGTAAACACCTTAACCTTCGACGTTGCGCTCCATGCAGGAACACTTCTGGCGCTGCTCGCATGCTTTTATAAAGACTGGGTAGAGATCTTTTCAAACAATAGAAAGTTATTACTGCTTCTGGTTATCGGAACAATCCCTGCAGCAATTCTAGGATTGTTATTCCACCATCAGATAGAAAATAATTTAAGACTGCCCGCTATTATTGCTGCAACTCTCATTATTTTTGCGATAATTATGCTTATATCAGAAAAATTCAGGGGTGAAAAAGATGTTAAACAGATCAGTCTTAAGGACGCAGTGATAATCGGCCTGTGTCAGGCAATTGCATTGATACCTGGAGTATCACGCTCAGGCATCACAATATCCGCAGGTCTTTTCAGCGGGATGAAAAGAGACGAAGCTGCAAGATTCTCATTCCTGCTTTCAACACCTGCTGTGTTTGGAGCAACACTACTTGAAGGCAAAAAACTCGTAGCATCTCCTGATAATTATGACTTGAAATTATTTATTGTCGGACTGGCAGTATCTGCAATAGCTGGTTTTGCTGTCATCAAGTTTCTCATGCATTTTTTCAGGAAACACACCTTGAATGTTTTTGTATATTACAGATTCATACTGGCAGCCACAATCCTAGGAGCGCTATGGCTGAAAAAATAA
- a CDS encoding DNA translocase FtsK: MAEKIRKIKDEITGVILILGGFYLALILVTHTKWDPSFFTSTSSPAKNYGGIVGAYISDLLFVSLGLTSLIIPVFIIIFGVRSLISKKENRLYIIGALLFILSSTMLASLLSDTFDVKPDSNPGGMTGLLISDFIKGLLSIPGTYIFTLSIFLSSIILLSPVSLVSLAMKKKQKNKGKVIVEDEEEYIENDEPLVYIEPEKTASAQPRQIQKAEALRSRKIGDYELPPLDLLKTYDSATRPQKDELLSSSYMLEQKLADFDVEGKVIQVYPGPVVTLYEFEPAPGVKINRVVSLSDDLALSLKAAGVRVSPVAGKAAIGIEVPNRQRETVSLREIISSDNFRKSHSRLTLALGKDIFGNPIVADLSKMPHLLVAGATGSGKSVSINSMVMSLLYKSSPKEVKMLMIDPKLLELSAYENIPHLISPVITNPKEAAEALRKMVYEMERRYRLLAEKGAKNIEGFNKKASDEEQLPYIVVFIDELADLMFASANEVEDAIARLAQMARASGIHLILATQRPSVDVITGVIKANFPARISFQVTSKIDSRTILDSQGAEQLLGKGDMLFMLPGIKIIRVHGALITEDEIASVTEFIKAQGEPDFSSFEQIRIQEPETTEPSPDRDELYYKVLDHAESIGEISISSIQRRFKIGYNKAARIMELMEEDGLVGSPKGAGKPRDFLRRRR; the protein is encoded by the coding sequence ATGGCTGAAAAAATAAGAAAAATAAAAGACGAGATAACAGGCGTTATCCTTATTCTTGGAGGGTTTTACCTTGCACTCATTCTTGTAACCCACACAAAATGGGATCCTTCCTTTTTCACTTCGACAAGCTCGCCCGCAAAAAACTACGGCGGGATTGTAGGAGCTTATATATCAGATCTGCTTTTTGTGAGTTTGGGACTGACTTCTTTAATCATACCTGTCTTTATTATTATATTCGGCGTAAGAAGCCTTATCAGTAAAAAAGAAAATAGGCTTTATATTATCGGAGCTTTGCTCTTTATCCTGTCATCAACCATGCTTGCTTCACTTCTATCAGACACTTTTGATGTAAAGCCTGATTCAAATCCCGGCGGAATGACAGGACTTTTGATTAGTGATTTTATTAAAGGTCTTCTATCTATACCCGGGACATATATCTTTACATTATCAATATTTCTTTCTTCAATAATATTACTGAGTCCTGTCTCGCTTGTTTCACTTGCAATGAAGAAAAAACAAAAAAACAAAGGCAAGGTTATTGTGGAAGATGAAGAGGAATATATCGAGAATGATGAGCCTCTTGTATATATTGAACCTGAAAAAACTGCTTCTGCTCAGCCCCGTCAGATTCAAAAGGCCGAGGCTCTGCGTTCCAGAAAAATCGGAGACTATGAGCTTCCTCCTCTTGATCTGCTCAAAACTTACGACTCAGCAACAAGGCCCCAAAAAGATGAGCTTTTATCAAGTTCATATATGCTCGAGCAGAAACTTGCTGATTTTGACGTCGAAGGCAAGGTAATACAGGTATATCCCGGGCCGGTAGTAACCTTGTATGAATTCGAACCAGCGCCGGGAGTAAAGATAAACAGGGTTGTGTCCCTGTCAGACGATCTTGCACTATCACTCAAAGCCGCAGGCGTACGCGTTTCTCCTGTTGCAGGCAAGGCAGCAATAGGCATCGAGGTTCCAAACAGACAGCGCGAGACAGTTTCATTAAGAGAAATAATCTCTTCTGATAATTTCAGAAAAAGTCATTCAAGGCTCACACTTGCACTGGGCAAGGATATATTCGGGAATCCCATTGTTGCAGACCTATCAAAAATGCCTCACCTTCTTGTTGCAGGGGCAACAGGCTCAGGCAAAAGCGTTTCGATAAATTCAATGGTAATGAGCCTGCTCTATAAATCATCGCCAAAAGAAGTTAAGATGCTCATGATAGATCCAAAGCTCCTTGAACTTTCAGCATATGAAAATATCCCGCATCTTATCTCCCCTGTAATAACGAATCCAAAAGAAGCGGCAGAGGCCCTCAGGAAAATGGTCTATGAGATGGAAAGAAGATACCGGCTGCTTGCTGAAAAAGGCGCAAAGAATATTGAAGGATTTAATAAAAAAGCTTCAGACGAAGAACAACTCCCTTATATTGTCGTATTTATCGACGAGCTTGCAGATCTGATGTTTGCATCTGCAAATGAGGTTGAGGATGCTATTGCAAGACTCGCGCAAATGGCACGCGCATCAGGCATACATCTCATCCTTGCAACTCAAAGACCTTCAGTCGATGTCATAACCGGCGTTATAAAGGCGAATTTCCCTGCAAGGATCTCATTCCAGGTCACCTCAAAGATAGATTCAAGGACAATTCTCGATTCACAGGGCGCTGAACAGCTTCTTGGAAAAGGAGACATGCTCTTCATGCTTCCAGGCATTAAAATAATCCGTGTGCACGGCGCGCTAATTACTGAAGATGAGATAGCCTCGGTGACTGAATTCATAAAAGCTCAGGGTGAACCTGATTTTTCATCTTTTGAACAGATACGAATACAGGAACCTGAAACCACAGAGCCTTCGCCTGACAGGGATGAATTATATTATAAGGTTCTGGATCACGCAGAATCTATTGGTGAGATATCCATATCTTCAATACAAAGAAGATTTAAAATAGGTTATAACAAAGCTGCGCGAATCATGGAGTTGATGGAAGAAGACGGACTGGTGGGTTCTCCAAAAGGAGCTGGCAAGCCCAGAGATTTTTTAAGAAGGAGAAGATAG
- a CDS encoding carboxymuconolactone decarboxylase family protein, whose translation MTKLPSQYLNIQKRFKEYLKAVDSLGKTLKASGPLNSKTSHLVQLAAAASIRSEGSVHSHARRALEAGAKPEEIYHTLILLTSTIGFPTVSAAMSWVDDVMRKKKR comes from the coding sequence ATGACTAAATTACCTTCGCAGTATTTGAACATCCAAAAAAGATTCAAAGAATACCTGAAAGCAGTTGACAGTCTGGGCAAGACATTAAAGGCATCGGGTCCGCTTAACAGCAAGACATCCCATCTTGTCCAGCTTGCTGCAGCAGCATCAATAAGATCAGAGGGTTCTGTGCATTCACATGCAAGAAGGGCGCTTGAAGCAGGCGCTAAACCAGAGGAGATATACCATACACTAATTCTGCTTACGAGCACAATCGGGTTCCCTACGGTGTCGGCTGCGATGAGCTGGGTTGATGATGTAATGAGAAAAAAGAAACGCTGA
- a CDS encoding tetratricopeptide repeat protein codes for MSIILKALKKAEETKTEKELFQDKSYSYISKDSTKIILLVMLFVVLVGVFFVWNFFFKDIKSPIVQTTKLQPISQPTPEKIQLEEKKEILLAPKPEDTAKLIEDSLVMLKSDNYSGAESGLRRASFLKPDNAVIYNHLGLALKKQGKYKEAAVEYARAIQLKPDYYEAMNNLAVTQEMLGDTAAAKVLYKKALSVKPSYAEAHLNYALLLESENNEQEAVSHYHTFLNLSSDEAVKKKVSERLRRLKK; via the coding sequence ATGAGTATAATTCTCAAGGCTCTTAAAAAAGCAGAAGAAACAAAAACAGAAAAAGAACTTTTTCAGGACAAATCCTATTCATATATTTCCAAAGACAGCACAAAAATTATTTTATTGGTCATGTTATTCGTTGTATTGGTCGGTGTATTCTTTGTCTGGAACTTCTTCTTCAAAGACATAAAGTCTCCGATAGTGCAAACAACCAAGCTTCAGCCAATCAGCCAGCCAACGCCTGAAAAAATACAGCTCGAAGAAAAAAAAGAAATCTTGCTTGCACCAAAGCCTGAGGATACTGCAAAACTTATAGAAGATTCGCTCGTGATGCTTAAAAGCGACAACTATTCAGGAGCTGAGAGCGGCTTAAGAAGAGCATCCTTTCTTAAGCCTGATAATGCAGTAATTTACAATCATCTTGGTCTTGCATTAAAAAAACAGGGAAAATACAAAGAGGCTGCTGTTGAATATGCAAGAGCCATACAACTAAAGCCTGATTATTATGAGGCAATGAACAATCTTGCTGTTACACAAGAAATGCTTGGCGACACAGCTGCTGCAAAAGTCTTGTATAAAAAGGCTCTCTCAGTAAAACCATCATATGCCGAGGCTCATCTGAATTACGCCCTTCTTCTTGAGTCAGAGAACAATGAACAGGAAGCTGTAAGCCACTATCACACATTCCTTAATCTTTCATCAGACGAAGCTGTCAAAAAGAAAGTCAGCGAAAGACTCAGAAGACTCAAAAAATAA